Below is a genomic region from Citrobacter telavivensis.
CACCTCGATAATAATTCGCTTCTCTTCACGTTTTATCTCTTCTTTCAGATTGCGTTCACCGGGCTGCGTGGCTTTTATCTCGCTGCTACCACTCACCGGCTGGCGGAGCGGGGCGGGCAGATCTTCAGCAAAAATAACCGCCCCGGTATTCATCACGACCGCCCGCTCAATGACGTTAGACAACTCCCGAATGTTGCCGGGCCAGGGCCAGGTGGTAAGCATCGACATGGCCGCAGGATCGATTTCAATAATATCGCGCTGATTTTCCGAACTGAATTTCTGTAAGAAGTGGTTAGCGAGTAGCGCAATATCTTCCCGTCGTTCACGCAGCGGGGGAAGTTGCAGATGAATGACGTTCAGACGGTAAAACAGGTCTTCGCGGAAGGCGCCTTCTTTTACCATTGCAGGGAGATCCCGGTTGGTGGCGGCAACGATACGGATATCTACCTGAATGGTCTGGTGTCCGCCCACGCGTTCAAACTCTCTTTCCTGCAGGATGCGCAGTAGCTTCGCCTGCAGTACCAGCGGCATTTCGCCAATTTCATCGAGCAGCAGCGTTCCCTGATGGGCGCGTTCAAACAGTCCCTGACGCTGAGTCTGTGCCCCGGTGAAGGCGCCTTTTTCATGACCAAACAGCTCGCTTTCCAGCAGTGACTCCGGCAGCGCGGCACAGTTGATTTTGATAAACGGCCCGTTTGCCCGGCGCGAGTTGTAGTGAATGGCGCGTGCAATCAGCTCTTTACCGGTGCCGCTTTCGCCACTGATCAAGACGTTGGCCTGCGACAGGGCAATTTTTGCCGTGTCTTTGCAGATATCCATCATCCGTGGACTGTTGGTCAGGATATGCCCCCACTGCCAGCTGGTGCTCAGCGCCTGATGCAGGCTGCGGATCTCCTGTTTCATCGCCTGCAATTGCAGTGCGCGTTGGATCAGTAAATTGAGTTCATCGAGATCGAAGGGTTTGATCACGTAGTCAAACGCGCCGCTGCGCAACGCTTCGACGGCGGTTTCGACTTCAGCGTAAGCGGTCATCAGGATCACGGGGATGCGCGGCTGCCGGGTGCGCATGACTTTCAGTGCATCAATCCCGTTCATTTCCGGCATACGGATATCCATCAGCACCACATCCGGCGGTGCGTCGACAAAGCGCTGCAAGGCTTCCTCACCGTTACTGGCGCAGTGCGTTTCATGCCCCTGTAGCGAGAATGCGGTAGTGAGCATGCGACGAACGTTGTCTTCGTCATCCACGATGAGGATACGATAGCGGGTTTTCATACTGACAAATTTCCCTGCGGGTTAATGGGTAAAATGAGGGTAAATGTCGCGCCGCATCCGGGCATGCTGGTGACGCGAATATCGCCCTGATGGGCATTGATGATGCGCTGGCTGAGCGCGAGTCCAAGCCCCGTTCCTGAGGCTTTGGTGGTGAAAAAGGGGTCAAAGATCTTTTTCTGTAGCGCGATATCGATCCCACAGCCGTTGTCTTCAATCGTCACGGCTTGTTGCGTGGCTGAATATTGCCAGGTGCGAATGCGAATTTCGCCGCGCGCGTTGATGGCCTGTACGGCATTAATCAGAATATTGAGGATCACCTGTTTCAACAGTTCGCGATCGGCAACGATGGCAGGTAATCCTTTATCCTGTTCGACGTTGAACGCGATCCGCGCCTGTACACCGGAGGTTTGCACCAGAATCAGCGTCTCTTCGATCAACGAATTAAGCAGCACTTGCTGCCACTGGCTTTGTCGTGGGCGGGAGAAATCCAGCAACTGCTGAATGACTCTATTGATGGAATCAATTTCTTTCAGTACCACGGACAGATATTCCTGATGTACCGGCAGGCTGGTTTGCTGACGGATGATCTGCACATAGCCGCGGATAGCGGTAAGCGGATTACGCACCTCATGCGCCACCCCGGCCATCAGTTCACCCAGCGTGGCAAGTCTCTCCGTCTGGGCCAGGCGACGCTGTGTTTCTTTGCGAGCGGTCAGGTCGGAAAAAATCACCAGTGCGCCGATCAATTCACCATTGGGGTTATGAATGCGGCTGGTGGTGACGCTGAGTTCGATGGTGCGATCGCGCGCCGGAAAACTGACTTCTTGTGCCAGATGTTCTGTACCGTGTGCCAGGGTATCGAGAACCGGGCTGGCAAAATGAGGGTCGGAAAACAGAGTGGCATAAGGCTGACCGACCAGTTCATTCAGCGTGTAGCCGGTAATCATTTCCGCTGCGGGGTTCATGGTGGTGACATCGCCCTGTCTGTCGATAGCAATCACGCCGTCGGCGGCGTTTTCAATGATCAGGTCGTTCAGGGTTTTGGTTTCACGCAGCGTTTGCGCCAGGGCGTTGACGCTGCGGCTGATTTGCCCCAGTTCGCCGGGGAGATTGGGAAGTTGTGCCGGCGTCTTCTGCGCCAGCGTCGACAGACCGTCCGTGATAATGTCGATATTCGCGCCAAGACGTCGGGAAAACAGCACAATCAGTAACAGGCTACAGAGCAGACCCGCCGCCAGTACCGCAATGATGCGCACGTCCATCCTCCAGGCCTGACGCTGAATATCTTCCGTCAGCTCATTTGCCCAGATGTAACCCATCACGTTACCGTCCCGGGTGATGGGGATCATCGAGTTGAGAATATCGCCACGCACCTGGCGACCGGAAAAGACCACCGGGGCATTGCTGCGCATCACTTCACGTCCGGGGTGATCGGCGGCAATCGTCACGCCGACGTTATTTTGATACAGCGCGGAAGGGGCGTAGGTCACAATCGCATCCAGCGCTTTGTTATAGTAGCCCGCGCCAATGCCCGGAAACGCCAGGGTTATCTGTTCGGTGATGGGGCCGAGTTCGGCATTCAGCGCCCGGATCCGCTCCTCCCGTGGCAACGTCGTAAAATCGTCAAAGCGTTCGCCGAGCGCCTGATCGAGCAGGTGTACGACGGCAGATAATTTTTTCTCTTTTTCGGATAAGACTGCTGACCGGCCTTCGGTTTCTACGATATAACCGATCGACAGCGTCGGCACGATGACCATCAGGATCGCCATCAGTATCATTTGATTGCGTAAGCGTCGCGGGTATAACCCTCTCAAAAAGCGCATGCTGGCATCCCTGTGGCTCTGTACGGCAAATGATGATTATCGATGGTTGCGGCAATGGTTTCTCAGCGGTGTATCATATTCCCGCAAACGGAGGCGCGGGCATTGCGACGCCGCGCATTTACCGCTACCTTAACCACACTCCATTTATCGCCTGAGGCGGAGCTTCGCCCTTTTGAAATACCTTGCTTCCTTTCGCACGACACTGAAAATCTCGCGCTACCTGTTCAGAGCGTTGGCGCTGTTGATTTGGCTGCTCATTGCCTTTGCCTCGGTGTTCTACATCGTGAACGCCCTGCATCAGCGGGAATCAGAGATTCGCCAGGAGTTTAATCTCAGTTCCGATCAGGCCCAGCGCTATATTCAGCGCACGGCGGATGTGATGAAAGAGCTCAAGTATATCGCTGAGAACCGCCTGACGGCGGAGAACGGCGTGCTGACTTCGCGGGCGCGTGACGATAAAACCGAGGTCCCGACCTTTCAGCCGCTGTTTGCTGATTCAGACTGTGCGGCAATGGGCAATGCATGGCGCGGATCGCTGGAGTCGCTGGCGTGGTTCATGCGCTACTGGCGCGACAACTTCTCTGCCGCCTACGACCTGAATCGCGTATTTCTCATTGGTAGCGATAATCTCTGCATGGCGAATTTCGGCCTGCGCGATATGCCCGTCGAGCGCGATAACGCGCTGAAAACGCTGCACGAGCGGATTATGAAGTACCGCAATGCGCCGCAGGATGAGTCCGGAAGCAATCTTTACTGGGTAGGGCAGGGGCCGCGTCCGGGGATCGGGTATTTCTACGCGCTGACGCCGGTCTATCTGGCAAACCGTCTGCAGGCGCTGTTAGGCGTTGAGCAGTCCATTCGGATGGAAAATTTCTTTACGCCGGGCAGTCTGCCGATGGGGGTGACCATTCTGGATGAAAATGGTCATGCGCTGATTTCACTGACCGGACCGGAAGGCACCATTAAGGCGGAGCCTCGCTGGATGCAGGAGCGTTCCTGGTTTGGCTATACGCCGGGTTTTCGTGAACTGGTGCTGAAGAAAAACCTGCCGCCGTCCTCGCTGAGCATTGTCTATTCCGTCCCGGTTGATCTGGTGCTGGAACGGATCCGGATGCTGATTCTGAATGCCATTCTGCTGAACGTGCTGGTGGGCGCGGCGCTGTTTACTCTCGCGCGGATGTACGAACGGCGGATCTTTATTCCGGCGGAAAGCGACGCCCAGCGTCTGGAAGAGCATGAGCAGTTTAACCGTAAGATTGTCGCTTCCGCGCCGGTCGGGATCTGCATTCTGCGCACCGTTGACGGTATTAACATTCTCAGTAATGAGCTGGCGCACACGTATCTGAACATGCTCACCCATGAGGACCGACAGAGGCTGACGCAAATCATCTGCGGACAGCAGGTGAACTTTGTCGATGTGCTGACCAGTAATAACACCAACCTGCAGATTAGCTTCGTCCATTCCCGCTATCGCAATGAAAACGTGGCGATCTGTGTGCTGGTGGATGTCTCCGCCCGCGTCAAAATGGAGGAGTCGTTGCAGGAGATGGCGCAGGCGGCTGAGCAGGCGAGTCAGTCGAAATCGATGTTCCTGGCGACCGTCAGCCACGAGCTGCGTACCCCGCTGTATGGCATCATCGGTAACCTCGATCTGCTGCAAACCAAAGCGTTACCCAAAGGGGTCGATCGCCTGGTGACGGCGATGAATAACTCTTCCAGTCTGCTGCTGAAAATCATCAGCGACATTCTCGACTTCTCGAAAATTGAATCTGAGCAGTTGAAAATTGAGCCGCGTGAATTCTCACCGCGCGAGGTGATGAGCCACATTACGGCGAACTATTTGCCGCTGGTGGTGCGCAAGCAGATAGGGTTGTACTGCTTTATCGAACCGAATGTGCCGGTTGCCCTCAATGGCGATCCGATGCGCCTGCAACAGGTGATTTCTAACCTGCTCAGTAATGCGATTAAATTCACCGACATTGGCTGCATCGTACTGCATGTTAGCCGTGACGATGATTACCTCAGTATTCGGGTGCGGGATACCGGCGTAGGGATCCCGGCGAAAGAGGTGGTGCGCCTGTTCGACCCGTTTTTCCAGGTCGGTACCGGCGTGCAGCGCAATTTCCAGGGGACGGGGCTGGGACTGGCGATTTGCGAAAAGCTGATCAGCATGATGGACGGCGACATTTCGGTCGATTCTGAACCGGGGATGGGCAGCCAGTTTACGGTGCGTATTCCGCTGTATGGCGCGCAGTATCCGGCGAAAAAAGGTCTCGATGGACTCGCCAGAACACGCTGTTGGCTGGCGGTGCGTAATGCCTCGCTGTGTCAATTTATTGAAAACAGCCTGACGCGCAACGGCGTCGAAGTGATGCGTTATGAAGGCCAACCTCCGGCGAGTGACGATGTATTGATCGCTGACGATGAGCTGGAACAGCCCTGGCAGGGGCGTGCGGCGGTTATTTTCTGTCGCCGTCACATTGGCATTCCGCTGGAAAGGGTGCCGGGGGAATGGGTTCACAGCGTCGCGTCGCCGCATGAACTGCCGGCGCTGCTGGCCCGGATCTACAGTATTGAACTCGACGATGACGAGCTCTCTTCCGCGTTACCGGCCCCGGAAAAAGCGGCGGCCACCAATGATGACATGATGATCCTGGTGGTTGACGATCATCCAATCAACCGTCGCCTGTTGGCCGATCAGTTGGGTTCGCTGGGGTATCAGTGCAAGACCGCGAATGACGGCGTGGATGCCCTGAACGTGCTAAGCAAAAACCACATCGATATCGTGCTGAGCGACGTCAACATGCCGAATATGGACGGCTATCGTCTGACGCAGCGTATTCGTCAGTTGGGGCTGACGCTACCGGTAGTCGGGGTGACGGCAAACGCCTTAGCCGAAGAGAAGCAGCGCTGTCTGGAGTCGGGGATGGACAGCTGTCTGTCGAAGCCGGTCACGCTGGACATTCTCAAGCAGACGCTGGCGGTGTATGCGGAGCGGGTCAGGAAAACACGGGGTTAAAAATGCCGGATGGCGGCTTTGCCTTATCCGGCCTACAGAACGGGGATGTTTTCCGTAATGAGTAGGCCTGATAAGCGGAGCGCCATCAGGCATTTTGCAACGGAAAGAGAAATTAGTCTTTGTCTGCCGGGCTCAGGGTCACGGAAGAAAGATAGTTCAGCAGTGCGATATCGTTCTCAACGCCCAGTTTCATCATGGCTGATTTCTTCTGGCTGCTGATGGTTTTGATACTGCGGTTCAGTTTCTTGGCGATTTCAGTGACCAGGAAACCCTCGGCAAACAGACGCAGGACTTCACTCTCTTTCGGAGAGAGACGTTTGTCGCCGTAGCCGCCCGCACTGATTTTTTCCAGCAGGCGAGAGACGCTTTCCGGGGTGAACTTTTTGCCTTTTTGCAGCGCCGCGAGCGCTTTCGGCAGATCGGTTGGCGCGCCCTGTTTCAGGACAATTCCTTCGATGTCGAGATCAAGAACCGCGCTCAGGATTGCCGGGTTATTGTTCATGGTCAGAACAATGATCGACAGGCTCGGAAAATGGCGCTTGATATATTTGATCAGAGTGATCCCATCGCCGTACTTGTCGCCCGGCATGGAGAGATCGGTAATCAACACGTGCGCATCTAATTTTGGCAGGTTGTTGATCAGTGCTGTGGAGTCTTCAAATTCGCCAACAACATTCACCCACTCGATTTGCTCAAGTGATTTGCGAATACCGAACAGTACAATCGGATGGTCATCGGCAATAATTACGTTCATATTGTTCATGTAAAGGCTACCTTGCTACAGCAAGCTCTTGACGTAGGCGTCAATGTCGCTGATGTATTTTTCTATTCCTGGAGCATCTTTCTCGCGAATCAGATGTTCCAGCGTTTCACATAACTGCTTGCCGGGTACCAGATTTAGCATGGCAAACACGCCTTTCAGGCGGTGAGCCGTTTGGGCTAGCGCAGCAAAATCGCTGATTGCTGCCTCAGTATACAACCTCTTAACATCATCCGGTACTGTGTCTACAAATAGTGCGTAATAACCGCTGGCATGAAGTTCGGCGTTTTCATCACCTCCCAGAGGGGATTCCGGGATCGCTTCCTGCGCCAGTTGCTCTTCAATTAGTTGTAGTACAGCTTCCTGCATAGCGTTGCTCATATTAAAGTTGACGCGAAGCTGGCCAGGGCCTATTTTCCGCACGCCTGACTCATCATCGCTTAAAAGCAAGCCGGAGGCAGTAAGATTAGACGGATTATCAGTTAAAAAGAGATCATATTCTTGACTTATGAGTCTCTCATCCGGGGTGATGCAGGTCGCCCCCCAGTTTTCCAACTGACGAAGCACAATGTTGCGAACCTCGTTAGAGGTCACGTCGATCATGACGCTGACATCATCCAGCAGACGCTCTTCGTCTTCTCTATGCTGGTCGAGCGGAGTCATTTTAACATGGACTGTATAGCGTGTACCCAGCGCATCTCGCGCTTTTATGTTCAAATGCCCGCCGAGTTTACGTGCCAACTGATCGCATAGCCAGAAGGCCAGCGGATTGGCTTTGCCGTAACGATCTTTCTGCGTCTCGCTGATGAACGGGAAATGTAGGTTGTCGATTTCGCTTAACGTCACGCCTTCACCGGTATCCAGAATGCGGAAAGTCAGGCGCTCCGCCACCGACTCATCCTGACTTACCTCAAGCGTGATTTTACCAATCTGGGTGGTCGTCACCGCGTACTGCATCAACAACAGTAAGATCCGTCGCAGCGCATCGCGATCGCCACGCCGCTCGTCGTTGGCCTTCAGATGGTTGTTGATGAGCAGTTGCAGCCCTTTGCGCTTCATGGCCGGCAGCACTTCCGGTACGACTTCGTCAATCAGCGCCTGAACCGAGAAGAGGGTCGGCTCGCTCTTCCAGGCGTCGCTTTCCAGCATGTTCGCCAGTTGAATTTCATCGATCATGCGGATCAATACATCGGCATGATTCGCCAGTTGCTGTGCATCAGACGTTTGCACCTGCGCGACCTCCGCCGCCAGCTTTTTGACCGGGTCTTTTAACGCCTCGCTGATGTTTTGCATAAAGGCGGTGCGGCCCTGCTGATTTTTTTCGTACAACCGCTGTGCCTGTTTGAGCTTTTTGTTCACCAGCACTTCACGATCCTGGTCACGGATAATAAAGATCTGGGTGCGCGGAGCGACCTGGCTGCGGAACAGGCGTATCTCATACAGCTCATTATTGACGGTTGCCTGGATCACGCCCTGATGCTGTTCCGCCATACTGGTGATGTTTTGCAGATTCAGATGCGGCAACAGATGGTCGGCAATTTTGTTACTCATCACCGTGCGGTTCGCCTCCTGGTCATGCACCAGCAGACCCAGCGGCAGCAGGGAGACAATTTCTTCATTAATCGCACGCAGAATACGTAGCTCATTATTGGCCGCGGTATTCGGCGCGACTTCGGTTGTGCGTCCCGGCTGGTTACGAAAGGTGGTATAGCCAAACAGCGCGAGGGCCAGCAGGCCAATATTCAGCAACAGCGGTAACAGGATGTTTTGCAGCGTATCGAGCAACAGCGTACCGAACGGCACCTGCCAGACCAGTCGCATTCCCGTCGAGTTCAGCGCCGAAGAGATTTCAATTTTCGAACTGTTAAAGCTGATGCTTACGCTGTCTGGTGATTCTTTATCCGCGTTGCGTGTGCTGACTGGGGTGGTGTCAGGCTCAAGGCGGAAGCTGTCCAGCGGCATGCCGGGGGGAATTAAGTCATTGATGGGCAGATCAAATGCGACAACGGTCGCCAGATGCCCCGGCTGGTTAAAGGTGGTCCGCAGGGTAAAGTAGTGGCCGTTTTGCCAGGCCAGACGACGCAGCGATGAAAAGCTTTCCCGCTCGTCCAGCGCATTGGCCTGCTGAAGCATCTCGGCCCGGCGTGAGTCGACAATGCTGCCAATGGTTGACTCTTTAAATCCCGAAGAGAGGTCTTTCAACGGCAGCGTCGAGATGAGGGTCAGACTGTTGTCCTGCCCGTTGAGATAATACATGGACCACGGCACCGTTTCGGCACCCCACAGCGTGTCGAGGTAGGTCGAGATGCGCTGTGTCATTTCCAGCGTTGAACTGTCATGCGAGCCAAAGATCAGCGCTTCGGTTTTACGACGCGGTTTTTCGAGATAGTAAACGTCCTGTTTCAGGCGCGTTTCCTGCAATCCTTCGCTGCTCGATGGATTCGTGGTCGCCGCGATGTTGTCATAGATTTGCCAGGTCGCGTAACGCCAGGTATCGACACGCTTATGGATAGCATGTGTGATATCGACGATTTGATAGCTCTTATCTTTTAGCCATGCGTTAACCGCGCTTTGCACCATCACGCCCATCGTTACCAGCAACACAATGATCAGCAATAAAAAGAAACGGGTAATGCTTCCCGGCAGGAGGGAGAATCGGGACGTAGCCGTTGTATCAGACTGACTCATTCGTGGTTATGACCTGTAAAACAACGCCGAAGGTGAAAGGGCAGTATAAAGGGTACGGTGTGAATTTCCACATTCTCTACTCATTGATGTTCTGCATTTTTTGCCAAAAAGAATTCATCGGTTAGATGACGTAAAAGTGTACAGCCCCGCAAGCTACGTACAAATATGACCCGACGCGTGATGACAAATAGCACGAAATAACAAGAAATCGGTTTCTGATATCAGTCAGTGACTGAATGAAGGTAAATAGTTAATAGTTGTTATTATTTTTGTGCGGTAGCACATAAAGAGAAAATAAGTGTAAAGAAGGGTAAAAAAAAACCGGACGCATCGCATCCGGTTGAAATAGGGGTAAACAGACATTCAGAAATGAATGACGGTAATAAATAAAGTTAATGATGATAGCGAGAGATATTTTAGTGATGCGCGACGATTTTGTTTTGTCATTCAGTGCTATGAAATTTATTTTAGTAACCTCTTGTTTTTGTTGTTATTTTTATATTTCTTGAGTGATTGTGCTTATTTTTTGTCTTTTTGAAGCAAAAAAAAAGTTCCCTCATATTTACATTTTGAAACACCTATGTGGATAAATGAAACATCTTAAAAGTTTTAGTATCATATTCGTGTTGGATTATTCTGCAATTTTGAGGAGAATGAACTTGCCGACTGGTTAATGAGGGTTAATCAGTATGCAGTGGCATAAAAAAGCAAATAAAGGCATATAACAGAGGGTTAATAACATGAAAGTTAAAGTACTGTCCCTCCTGGTACCAGCACTGCTGGTAGCAGGCGCAGCAAATGCGGCTGAAATTTACAACAAAGACGGCAACAAATTAGACCTGTTCGGTAAAGTCGACGGTCTGCATTATTTCTCCGATGACAAGAGTCTTGATGGCGATCAGACCTATATGCGTATCGGCTTCAAAGGCGAAACTCAGGTTAACGATCAGATCACCGGTTACGGCCAGTGGGAGTATCAGATCCAGGGTAACGCACCTGAATCCGAAAACAACTCCTGGACTCGTGTCGCATTTGCGGGTCTGAAATTCGGCGACGCGGGTTCTTTCGACTACGGTCGTAACTACGGCGTTGTGTATGACGTTACGTCCTGGACCGACGTTCTGCCAGAATTCGGTGGCGACACCTACGGTTCTGACAACTTCATGCAGCAGCGTGGTAACGGCTTTGCGACTTACCGTAACGCTGATTTCTTCGGTCTGGTTGATGGCCTGAACTTTGCCCTGCAGTATCAGGGTAAAAACGGCAGCCCGTCAGGCGAAGGTGCTGATGACTTAGCTTACACTGGCGTGACTAACAACGGTCGTGGAGCGCTGCGTCAGAACGGCGACGGTGTCGGCGGTTCCGTGACTTATGACATCGGTGAAGGCTTCGGTCTGGGTGCAGCAGTGAGCAGCTCCAAACGTACTGATGAGCAGAACAAAGCGATTTATCTTGGTAACGGCGATCGCGCTGAAACCTACACCGGCGGCCTGAAATACGACGCTAACAACGTTTATCTGGCAGCACAGTACACCCAGACCTACAACGCAACGCGCGTAGGCGGCGAAGGGTGGGCAAACAAAGCGCAGAACTTCGAAGTGGTTGCTCAGTACCAGTTCGACTTCGGTCTGCGTCCGTCCGTTGCTTACCTGCAGTCCAAAGGTAAAAACCTGGGGACTCTCAACGGTCGTAACTACGACGATGAAGATCTGCTGAAATATGTTGATGTTGGCGCAACCTATTACTTCAACAAAAACATGTCCACCTACGTTGATTACAAAATCAACCTGCTGGATGACAACAGCTTCACTCGTGATGCCGGTATCAGCACCGACGACATCGTTGCACTGGGCCTGGTTTACCAGTTCTAAGTTTGCTTAATGTCGATAAAAGGCCCTGCGGGGCCTTTTTTTGTGCGGTTCTACGACGCACAATCGGCGGTTTTTGGTGTACTCTTGCGCCTCTTTTGCAGGAGAACAATCACGTATGGAAATGAACATTGCTCGCGTGGCCTTACTGGCGATGACCGTCTTTTTTACCGGGTGCGATAACGCGCCGGACGCGGCGCAAACGCCAGCGACGGCTCCGGTAGTGCTGGAAGGGAAAACGATGGGCACCTTCTGGCGCGTGAGTGTGGTCGGTATTGATGCTAACGCGTCAGCGGCGCTACAAACGAAAATTCAGACGCAACTGGATGCCGACGACCAGTTGCTCTCAACCTATAAAAATGATTCGGCGCTGATGCGCTTCAACCTGTCGAAAAGCCTTTCTCCCTGGCCTGTCAGCGAAGCGATGGCGGATATTGTGACCTCAGCGCTGCGTATTGGGCAAAAAACGCAGGGCGCGATGGACATCACCGTCGGGCCATTGGTGAATTTGTGGGGATTTGGTCCCGACAAGCAGCCGGTCCAGATCCCGACGCAGGCGCAAATTGATGCGGCAAAAGCCAACAGCGGGTTGCAGCACCTGACGGTGATCAACCAGGCGAAACAACAGTATCTGCAAAAAGATCTGCCGGATTTGTTTGTCGATCTCTCCACCGTCGGTGAAGGTTACGCTGCCGATCACCTGGCACAGTTGATGGAGCGGGAAGGTATTGCCCGCTATCTGGTCTCTGTCGGCGGGGCGCTGAACAGTCGTGGGATGAACGCCGAAGGGCATCCGTGGCGGGTGGCGATCCAGAAACCCACCGATCGCGAGAATGCGGTTCAGGCGGTGGTGGATATTAACGGGCACGGCATCAGTACCTCCGGCAGTTACCGCAACTATTACGAGCTGAACGGCAAACGCCTCACCCATGTTATCGATCCGCAAACGGGTCGTCCCATTGAGCACAATCTGGTGTCGGTGACGGTGATTGCGCCAACGGCGCTGGAGGCGGATGGCTGGGATACCGGGCTGATGGTGCTCGGCACGGAGAAAGCCAAAGAGGTCGTACGCCAGGAAGGATTGGCGGTGTATATGATCATCAAAGAGGGGGAGGGATTCAAAACCTGGATGTCGCCACAATTTGAAAGCTTCCTCATCCGTGAACAAAATTAAAAAGCAAGATTGCGGGTTTTCGAGTGACGGGTTTCGGACACA
It encodes:
- the ompC gene encoding porin OmpC; this encodes MKVKVLSLLVPALLVAGAANAAEIYNKDGNKLDLFGKVDGLHYFSDDKSLDGDQTYMRIGFKGETQVNDQITGYGQWEYQIQGNAPESENNSWTRVAFAGLKFGDAGSFDYGRNYGVVYDVTSWTDVLPEFGGDTYGSDNFMQQRGNGFATYRNADFFGLVDGLNFALQYQGKNGSPSGEGADDLAYTGVTNNGRGALRQNGDGVGGSVTYDIGEGFGLGAAVSSSKRTDEQNKAIYLGNGDRAETYTGGLKYDANNVYLAAQYTQTYNATRVGGEGWANKAQNFEVVAQYQFDFGLRPSVAYLQSKGKNLGTLNGRNYDDEDLLKYVDVGATYYFNKNMSTYVDYKINLLDDNSFTRDAGISTDDIVALGLVYQF
- the apbE gene encoding FAD:protein FMN transferase ApbE, with the translated sequence MEMNIARVALLAMTVFFTGCDNAPDAAQTPATAPVVLEGKTMGTFWRVSVVGIDANASAALQTKIQTQLDADDQLLSTYKNDSALMRFNLSKSLSPWPVSEAMADIVTSALRIGQKTQGAMDITVGPLVNLWGFGPDKQPVQIPTQAQIDAAKANSGLQHLTVINQAKQQYLQKDLPDLFVDLSTVGEGYAADHLAQLMEREGIARYLVSVGGALNSRGMNAEGHPWRVAIQKPTDRENAVQAVVDINGHGISTSGSYRNYYELNGKRLTHVIDPQTGRPIEHNLVSVTVIAPTALEADGWDTGLMVLGTEKAKEVVRQEGLAVYMIIKEGEGFKTWMSPQFESFLIREQN